In the Euphorbia lathyris chromosome 5, ddEupLath1.1, whole genome shotgun sequence genome, one interval contains:
- the LOC136229428 gene encoding transcription factor PIF1 has translation MHHYVPDFETEDDCKIISASSAMNRSKKSITCEDEIMELLWQNGQVVMQSQTQMSNKKSPIPKYDDGVTLVDQLLPREIREHQSMFMQEEEMSSWLHFDQDFSPDLLYPSTACLISATTNNNPAPLVRSIYNPEVRLPAAVASRPPVPPIIKAEAVQNFAHFSRHKATSGVCESGPSNLKISVRESTVVDSSVTPSMAIDSIISEAAATRSIAGASSGDALAGTSSRPGGLNNRDTMTYEMTVTSSPGTSSAEPPTQKPTMDDRKRKGREEDMEEQSEDVDFESPDSKAKVRGSTSSTKRSRAAEVHNLSERRRRDRINEKMRALQELIPRCNKSDKASMLDEAIEYLKSLQLQVQMMSMGCSMVPMMFPGIQQYMPPLGMGMGMSMGMDMGMNRPMIPFSNVPAGTSLPTPAAASAAHLGQRFPVPAFHMPPAPAADPSGIQAANQSDPMLIAQNQNQQRILNFQDPFQQYLGLQQMPIPVSQMNQAIIQPSSSKPPTQGDENRSNHRPGT, from the exons ATGCATCACTATGTTCCTGATTTTGAAACGGAAGACGATTGCAAGATtatttctgcttcttctgcCATGAATCGATCTAAGAAATCAATCAC GTGTGAGGATGAAATCATGGAGTTGCTCTGGCAGAATGGTCAAGTGGTGATGCAAAGCCAAACACAAATGTCTAATAAGAAATCGCCAATTCCTAAATATGATGATGGAGTAACTCTTGTCGATCAATTATTGCCGAGAGAGATCCGTGAGCATCAAAGTATGTTTATGCAAGAGGAGGAGATGTCTTCATGGCTTCATTTCGATCAAGATTTCTCCCCTGATCTCCTCTATCCTTCCACAGCTTGCCTCATTTCTGCCACCACCAATAATAACCCTGCTCCTCTTGTCCGTTCAATTTACAATCCAGAGGTTAGACTGCCTGCGGCCGTAGCATCCAGGCCTCCAGTACCGCCGATCATAAAAGCTGAAGCCGTACAAAACTTCGCCCACTTTTCGAGGCACAAAGCTACGAGTGGCGTATGCGAATCAGGCCCCTCCAATTTGAAAATCTCCGTGAGAGAATCCACTGTTGTAGATTCCAGCGTTACTCCATCCATGGCGATTGATTCTATAATTTCAGAGGCTGCGGCCACCAGAAGTATTGCCGGCGCATCCAGTGGCGATGCTCTAGCTGGAACTTCTTCCCGTCCGGGAGGTTTAAATAATAGAGACACGATGACCTATGAGATGACTGTAACATCATCTCCCGGGACCAGTAGCGCAGAACCACCGACGCAGAAGCCGACGATGGATGACAGGAAGCGCAAGGGTAGAGAAGAAGATATGGAGGAACAAAGCGAG GATGTTGATTTTGAATCCCCTGACTCAAAAGCAAAAGTCCGTGGATCAACATCATCTACAAAGAGATCTCGTGCTGCAGAAGTTCACAATCTTTCAGAAAGA AGACGACGAGACCGGATAAATGAAAAGATGAGGGCTTTGCAAGAGCTCATACCTCGATGCAACAAG TCAGACAAAGCTTCTATGTTAGATGAAGCAATTGAGTACTTGAAATCACTTCAGTTGCAAGTGCAG ATGATGTCCATGGGATGCAGTATGGTCCCAATGATGTTTCCTGGCATCCAGCAGTACATGCCACCGCTGGGAATGGGAATGGGGATGAGCATGGGTATGGATATGGGAATGAATCGGCCTATGATACCATTTTCTAATGTTCCAGCTGGTACATCCTTGCCCACACCTGCAGCAGCATCTGCTGCTCATTTGGGTCAAAGGTTCCCTGTGCCAGCTTTTCATATGCCCCCAGCCCCTGCTGCTGATCCATCTGGAATCCAAGCAGCCAACCAGTCAGATCCCATGTTAATTGCACAGAACCAAAATCAGCAACGAATCCTAAATTTTCAAGATCCATTTCAGCAGTATCTTGGACTCCAACAAATGCCAATTCCAGTATCACAAATG AATCAAGCAATAATCCAGCCAAGTAGCAGCAAACCACCCACTCAAGGAGATGAGAATCGTTCCAATCACCGGCCAG GGACATGA